In one Diabrotica virgifera virgifera chromosome 5, PGI_DIABVI_V3a genomic region, the following are encoded:
- the LOC114340844 gene encoding uncharacterized protein LOC114340844 yields MRVVNLNLNDSSALVIDEVVVFWKKARIPVQNRSNCILKLKSLYDNVRNLEKSKNRDTERQREKENDFKEALDNLFDIATLNALNEIKIAEDREFLIKQREKGRVGCMLGVDIKLLRKEKRKEERTAAELKRKEDLLENSSCSIGHFEMEDKEHEDSQKKVINQDNSEDDIYFISESQQGPSSNKRGRKTLMTPRLAAALDKCKVSDRDAMHIISAVLEALNIDITEFVLNRSSIKRNREILRKIKYSSIKSVGNDANFIEVHWDSKLLPDITKNEKIDRLPVIAVGLDFEQLLGVPGIASSAGSEVCSAVFHITDEWNLTEKIQAFCFNTTASNTGRIKGAAVLLQQRLGRDILWLPCRHHIFEVVLAGVFTRTKAIVTSGPEIAQFKALKENWKNIDKMKFLDYTSDEAVYNALKDVAPEIIYFVKQKLAEEQPRDDYKEFLQLTLIFLGDKTNVSFRAPGAYHLARWMAKAIYCLKLFLFRDQMKMRKDNSKLNAEICVFVVYCYVEAWFSATNTTGAPLNDIYFLRKLVIFKNINENIATIAITKFLNHLWYLSEECAAMAIFDDRIERVEKIRMAQKIMECASKNIETVNEKEEENEETEVIEKKLSLQIRDVQNFVQKDLPTELLSANSLQLFKRFGICVEFLQDDPLNWENREDYRTGKNIISTLKCTNDIAERGVKLIEDYNEKMTKNEHQKQFLIQVVQEYRREFPVATKGGLLKSKICI; encoded by the exons ATGAGAGTGGTAAATTTAAATCTTAATGACAGCAGTGCTTTAGTTATTGATGAAGTGGTcgttttttggaaaaaagcaAGAATCCCAGTTCAAAACCGTTCAAActgtattttgaaattaaaatcttTGTACGATAATGTCAGAAATttagaaaaatctaaaaatagaGATACTGAACGGCAGAGAGAAAAAGAAAATGATTTTAAAGAAGCTTTAGACAACCTTTTCGATATTGCCACCTTAAATGCGTTAAATGAGATTAAAATCGCCGAAGATAGAGAATTTTTAATTAAGCAAAGGGAGAAAGGTAGAGTAGGTTGTATGTTGGGAGTAGATATCAAATTATTACGTAAGGAAAAGCGGAAAGAAGAACGCACAGCTGCAGAGTTGAAAAGAAAAGAAGATTTGTTGGAAAATTCTAGTTGTTCGATTGGACATTttgaaatggaagataaagaaCACGAAGATTCACAGAAAAAAGTGATAAATCAAGACAACAGTGAAGATGACATATATTTCATATCGGAATCTCAACAGGGTCCATCTTCAAACAAGAGAGGACGAAAGACGTTAATGACACCTCGCCTGGCCGCTGCCTTGGACAAATGTAAAGTGAGTGACAGGGATGCAATGCATATTATTTCTGCCGTCCTAGAAGCTCTTAATATAGATATCACCGAGTTTGTTCTCAATAGATCGTCTATCAAAAGAAATAGAGAGATTTTgcggaaaataaaatattcatcaataaaaTCGGTAGGAAATGATGCAAATTTTATTGAAGTGCATTGGGATTCCAAATTATTGCCTGATATcacaaaaaatgagaaaattgaTCGGCTTCCTGTGATCGCGGTTGGTTTAGATTTTGAACAATTATTAGGAGTACCTGGAATTGCATCATCAGCAGGATCGGAAGTTTGCTCTGCTGTGTTCCATATCACTGATGAATGGAATTTAACCGAAAAAATTCAAGCCTTTTGTTTTAATACTACAGCATCAAACACTGGACGTATAAAAGGAGCTGCAGTTCTGCTTCAACAAAGGTTAGGGCGAGATATTTTGTGGCTTCCATGCCGACACCATATATTTGAGGTCGTTTTGGCTGGTGTATTCACGAGGACAAAAGCAATTGTAACATCCGGCCCTGAAATTGCTCAATTCAAAGCACTTAAAGAAAACTGGaagaatattgataaaatgaaatttttagatTATACCAGCGATGAAGCCGTTTATAATGCACTGAAAGATGTAGCGCccgaaattatttattttgtgaaACAGAAACTTGCAGAAGAGCAACCACGTGATGACTACAAAGAGTTTTTGCAATTGACGCTCATTTTTTTGGGAGATAAAACAAATGTGAGTTTTAGGGCCCCCGGTGCATATCATTTAGCGAGATGGATGGCTAAAGCgatttattgtttaaaactttttttatttcgcGATCAAATGAAAATGAGAAAGGATAATTCCAAACTGAATGCAGAAATTTGCGTTTTCGTTGTATACTGTTATGTAGAGGCCTGGTTTTCAGCAACGAATACTACAGGAGCTCCCCtaaatgatatatattttttgagaaaattggttatatttaaaaatattaatgaaaacattgcaaccattgcaataacaaaatttttaaaccatttatggtATCTAAGTGAAGAGTGTGCTGCCATGGCAATATTTGACGATAGAATTGAGAGAGTTGAAAAAATTAGAATGGCTCAAAAAATTATGGAATGTGCAAGTAAAAACATAGAgactgtgaatgaaaaagaagaagaaaatgaagagaCAGAAGTCATTGAGAAAAAACTATCGTTGCAAATCCGAGATGTCCAAAATTTTGTTCAAAAAGATCTACCAACTGAATTATTGTCCGCCAATTCACTTCAGTTATTTAAACGATTCGGTATTTGTGTTGAATTTCTTCAGGACGATCCGCTGAATTGGGAAAACAGAGAGGATTATCGCACAGGAAAAAATATCATTTCAACCTTAAAATGTACAAATGATATTGCAGAAAGAGGAGTCAAGTTGATTGAGGATTACAATGAAAAAATGACGAAAAATGAACatcaaaaacaatttttgataCAG gtTGTTCAGGAGTACCGGAGAGAGTTCCCAGTCGCCACAAAAGGAGGCTTACTTAAATCCAAAATATGTATCTGA
- the LOC114340843 gene encoding FGFR1 oncogene partner 2 homolog yields the protein MSLTIQQIITDAKRLANRLKDRDEVADTLLNETHAINKKIDAMKQFQEEVEQLNEVANQRPHSQLIANIQKENRHLKEIQQENRELRAALEDYHTTLQHVMSKYREHTNEEIYKSKINFKAMQEQKYSEIIKNQAEKIQEMAAVMDKAALIDEDRDSRVQEVVSMLQVENQGLREMLDIAHKCGNLKKEDKFVQTEVQT from the exons ATGTCTCTCACAATTCAACAAATCATTACTGATGCAAAACGACTTGCCAATCGTTTAAAGGATCGAGATGAAGTAGCTGATACACTGTTAAATGAAACCCAcgcaattaataaaaaaattgatgcAATGAAACAG tttcaaGAAGAAGTAGAGCAGTTAAATGAAGTAGCCAACCAACGTCCGCATTCACAATTAATAGCAAATATTCAAAAAGAAAATAGGCATTTAAAGGAGATTCAACAAGAAAATAGAGAACTTAGGGCTGCTTTGGAAGACTACCATACCACGCTGCAGCATGTGATGTCTAAATATAGGGAACATACCAATGAAGAAATCTACAagtccaaaataaattttaaggCAATGCAGGAGCAAAAATATAGTGAGATTATTAAAAATCAGGCagaaaaaattcaagaaatgGCTGCTGTGATGGATAAAGCTGCCTTGATAGATGAGGATAGGGATTCTAGGGTACAAGAAGTAGTTTCTATGTTACAAGTAGAAAATCAG GGCCTAAGAGAAATGTTGGACATTGCTCACAAATGCGGAAActtgaaaaaagaagataaatttGTACAAACTGAAGTGCAGacataa